A stretch of the Panicum virgatum strain AP13 chromosome 9N, P.virgatum_v5, whole genome shotgun sequence genome encodes the following:
- the LOC120689105 gene encoding uncharacterized protein LOC120689105, translating to MPKVAFDKLNLMHLTPTLMHLQLADSSVRYPEGITEDVPVRVRDYFIPVDFLVLDMEISKETPLILGRPFLSTAGAHIDVGAGEILFNINGKEERFPFWPKKEQCSMIKNKSGPNVQEEAEESSPKKVPTTTHSKRRQSKKVWCKVESSSSSISP from the coding sequence ATGCCCAAGGTCGCCTTCGACAAGCTCAACCTCATGCATCTGACACCAACACTAATGCACCTCCAGCTAGCGGATTCTTCTGTCCGCTATCCAGAGGGGATCACTGAAGATGTTCCAGTCAGAGTGCGAGACTACTTCATCCCGGTTGACTTCTTAGTGCTCGACATGGAAATATCAAAGGAAactccgctcatacttgggcggcCATTCTTGAGTACTGCCGGAGCTCATATTGACGTGGGAGCTGGAGAAATCCTCTTCAACATCAATGGGAAGGAGGAAAGATTCCCGTTCTGGCCTAAGAAGGAACAATGTTCAATGATCAAAAACAAGTCTGGGCCGAACGTACAAGAAGAAGCCGAAGAATCTTCTCCCAAGAAAGTACCTACGACCACCCACTCCAAGAGAAGACAATCAAAGAAGGTGTGGTGTAAGGTTGAGAGTTCGTCCTCATCTATTTCTCCATGA